One window of the Leishmania panamensis strain MHOM/PA/94/PSC-1 chromosome 16 sequence genome contains the following:
- a CDS encoding hypothetical protein (TriTrypDB/GeneDB-style sysID: LpmP.16.0500), whose protein sequence is MLSYRIIVLLLVITFTACMTCSILFPIFRKVTSDPVEARHTVRFWYKESTNTTTSTGSSGELIMRYYTHNLACQQARVLYVALSALSVAAAGISGVACLVIACWTTAGYNVSIGVVTLLLTSFAMASAVAVVGVTTYVYTHDFCVNDPTAFEKSPQKDGYHLAEGFILLCAAAGGFLLMVMIQVIGFCCGCQPLTEFHAGESHPKNPGDSGRSDGDLSISRS, encoded by the coding sequence ATGCTCTCCTATCGTATTAtcgtgctgctcctcgtgaTCACCTTCACGGCGTGCATGACGTGCTCGATACTCTTCCCCATATTCCGTAAGGTGACGAGCGACCCTGTCGAGGCGAGGCATACGGTGAGATTTTGGTATAAGGAGTCGaccaacaccaccacctccaccggctCCTCGGGGGAGCTAATAATGCGCTACTACACACACAACCTGGCGTGCCAACAGGCTAGAGTGCTCTACGTTGCTTTGTCGGCCCTTtccgttgctgccgccggaATCAGCGGTGTCGCATGCCTCGTGATCGCCTGCTGGACGACGGCCGGCTACAACGTCTCCATTGGCGTCGTCACTCTCTTGCTGACCTCCTTTGCCATGGCgtcggcagtggcggtggtgggcgtGACAACGTACGTATACACCCACGACTTCTGCGTAAACGATCCTACGGCGTTCGAAAAGTCCCCACAGAAGGATGGGTACCACCTTGCGGAGGGCTTCATCCTcttgtgcgccgctgcgggcgGCTTCTTGCTAATGGTCATGATTCAGGTGATTGGTttctgctgtggctgccaGCCGTTGACTGAGTTTCATGCGGGGGAGAGCCACCCAAAGAACCCCGGCGACAGCGGGCGCAGCGATGGTGACCTGAGCATCTCTCGAAGCTAA
- a CDS encoding hypothetical protein (TriTrypDB/GeneDB-style sysID: LpmP.16.0510), whose protein sequence is MNFAFPHFTRASTDNAYTQPPQKSLLELVVEAKGRLGLVPQRDAMKRPPSSSPFSHFSESDEEGEGADGGVNGAEARQDAVLTTRTSWVPPTYLLDYFFSGEFLSVFLSLHSISASRPVSMLVPPLLTVRDAQLHPLVEAGLSSILRNAAHSSSRQQRNRGSGDGRGGIWGGRGGRGGGRGGAFAGNLLRGGGEQGYMESHPGAANIGDPSISYWGATEQYQLQGSVLGADEGNVNGAAEPNVSRSAYLFSTDSQRRVDDHAVTQPAQLLLRGLQQIALPALLLGDHVLLSGPRGIGKRTAALLSTGANVLAFTSNADPSAAEETEAPPAPAEGEGEASADRSPAVAEEPACAFPAKAGVKQKEATESTGDAADAHPAPADPAAASSPASPPTPRALIVLSSYSEVLSAAHWLESVFGPAAFALYTFQKDEVALSPLLEVPTAEQPPAALDPGKGAYPSDALGHVGMMPAFSEITNGRRFIGPPLSLPFITDTVSATGAVCAPALLPTDPTQSDSAVLQAEATAPALAELAALVMDAVLPAVASGAAQGSAGERASGGDAKPKRRRHSEDEEESGDDASKQRGEKWSSCTHRRHHRHRSERDELESDTEETRREGRCEKHSSYSSHRHCRHSRHGDHSDRGEEAESQLGRSASGGGRHHRHHRHSEVDGDVRVKDRRPADDKERDSRRRSCHRRSSSHHHHSSSRSHSHLRHGRSDERLPRRWSSRHRHHRSSSHRGRHDEVTSSASFSPCSSPSAVTSPTSSLRCRLSGPPPLMLTNAEAALPLALDDSLAPPTGDELRVLALDTGAPPAVSTEAPVTPFADGAVVEELAMAAERLQEVAEEDPTAERSDMLRQRVPLLITTYQALQTVLGMVQGEASALPPLEHVRVALFANLERALMPPLKESFLHSWWLSLVNALDVECQFVVTADRMGREVRGFLDSTVIPDAGERLVHFDQRDASVWAMMNVQVRAVPVEVPVAASPPNSGNAGRPRISGSDIDAAKVAHLFSIITEHMSSADSHATRDGDVSVFAAHRGRQGARVVVICSARREQALVVTQLQGLLGDHEHDTHAAVVRVTERAELFRTSGAEVLVLTDAQLADPRVARDVQHCTDVDLILHFSLPRPVMTQLEKKEIIDLLAQRGRTILGNSRQFCARRWWSTAAVASAAGVGAASGAPNNALDFVPVKVECQLLMTEHNVHGRAGSCVMGALQEVSDG, encoded by the coding sequence ATGAACTTTGCCTTTCCGCACTTCACGCGTGCCAGCACGGACAATGCGTACACGCAACCGCCCCAGAAATCGCTGCTGGAGTTGGTAGTTGAGGCCAAGGGCAGACTAGGCCTAGTGCCGCAGCGCGATGCGATGAAGCGACCCCCATCGTCGTCCCCGTTCAGCCACTTTTCagagagcgacgaggaaggTGAGGGCGCCGATGGCGGCGTGAACGGGGCGGAGGCGCGGCAGGATGCGGTGCTTACCACGCGCACCTCCTGGGTGCCGCCAACGTATCTGCTCGACTACTTCTTTTCTGGCGAGTTCCTCTCCGTCTTCTTGTCGTTGCACAGCATCAGTGCCTCGCGTCCGGTGTCGATGCtagtgccgccgctgttgacggtgcgcgatgcgcagctgcacccccTCGTTGAGGCCGGTCTCTCCTCCATTTTGCGAAACGCGGCACACAGCAGTTCTCGTCAGCAGCGTAATCGGGGCAGTGGTGACGGGCGCGGTGGTATATggggaggacgaggaggtcgtggtggcggtcgtggcggcgctttCGCCGGAAACCTactccgcggcggcggtgagcaGGGCTACATGGAGAGTCACCCAGGCGCAGCCAACATCGGCGACCCTTCGATCTCTTACTGGGGAGCCACAGAGCAGTACCAGCTGCAGGGCTCGGTGCTCGGTGCTGACGAGGGAAATGTCAATGGTGCAGCAGAGCCAAACGTATCGCGCTCGGCTTATTTGTTTTCCACCGATTCGCAGCGTAGGGTGGATGATCATGCGGTGACTCAGccggcacagctgctgcttcggggGTTGCAGCAGATTGCCCTCcctgctctccttcttggCGACCATGTGCTTCTCAGCGGTCCGCGCGGCATCGGCAagcgcacagcggcgctgctctccactGGCGCCAACGTTCTGGCATTTACTAGCAACGCCGaccccagcgccgccgaagaGACCgaagctcctccagcgccagcggAGGGTGAAGGGGAGGCATCGGCCGATAGGTCGCCAGCTGTGGCTGAGGAGCCCGCATGCGCTTTTCCCGCCAAGGCAGGGGTTAAGCAGAAGGAGGCAACGGAGAGCACCGGGGATGCGGCAGACGCTCACCCAGCTCCAGCAGatcccgctgctgcctcctctcctgcatCGCCACCGACTCCGCGTGCGTTGATTGTCTTGTCGTCCTACTCAGAGGTGCTCTCCGCGGCGCACTGGCTAGAGTCTGTCTTCGGTCCTGCGGCATTTGCTCTATATACTTTTCAGAAGGATGAAGTTGCACTCTCTCCGCTACTGGAGGTACCTACGGCTGAgcagccgccagcggcacTGGACCCCGGCAAGGGCGCCTACCCTAGCGACGCTCTCGGCCACGTCGGTATGATGCCCGCTTTCTCCGAGATCACCAACGGTCGCCGCTTTATtgggccgccgctgtcgcttcCCTTCATTACTGACACGGTCAGTGCCACCGGCGCTGTCTGTGCTCCGGCGCTGCTACCGACTGACCCCACGCAGTCCGATTCTGCTGTTCTTCAAGCAGAGGCGACAGCACCTGCTCTTGCAGAGCTGGCGGCCCTCGTGATGGATGCAGTGCTCCCTGCAGTGGCCTCCGGAGCTGCGCAGGGCTCGGCTGGGGAGCGTGCGAGCGGCGGAGATGCTAAACCAAAGCGGAGACGGCACtcggaagacgaggaggagagtggtGACGATGCCAGCAAGCAGCGTGGCGAGAAGTGGTCTTCCTGCAcgcatcgccgccaccatcgccaccgcagTGAGCGCGACGAGCTCGAGAGCGACACCGAAGAGACCAGGCGAGAGGGTCGTTGTGAGAAACATTCGTCATACTCCAGCCACCGCCATTGTCGTCACAGCCGGCACGGCGACCACAGTGAtcgaggagaggaggcggagagtcAACTGGGGAGGAGCgcaagcggcggcggccgccaccaTCGTCACCACCGTCACAGTGAAGTTGACGGTGATGTCCGTGTCAAGGACAGGCGGCCAGCTGATGACAAGGAGCGGGactcgcggcggcgcagctgccatcgaagaagcagcagccatcaccaccacagcagtaGCCGCAGCCACAGTCACCTACGTCacggccgcagcgacgagCGTCTGCCCCGTCGCTGGAGCAGtcgtcatcgccaccaccgtagcagcagccaccgagGCCGGCACGACGAGGTCACGAGCAGCGCTTCATTTTCGCCCTGCTCCTCGCCTTCCGCAGTCACCTCGcccacttcctctcttcgTTGTCGTCTCTCAGGACCGCCTCCTTTGATGCTCACCAACGCGGAGGCAGCTCTGCCACTGGCGCTTGATGACAGTTTAGCACCGCCGACGGGTGACGAGCTGCGCGTTCTTGCGCTAGACACTGGGGCGCCGCCTGCTGTGTCAACGGAGGCGCCGGTGACCCCCTTCGccgacggcgctgtcgtcgAGGAGCTGGCCATGGCTGCCGAGAGGCTGCAAGAAGTGGCTGAGGAAGACCCTACAGCGGAACGGTCAGAtatgctgcgccagcgcgtgccgctgctgatcaCCACCTATCAAGCCCTGCAGACGGTGCTCGGAATGGTGCAGGGGGAGGCGTCAGCCCTGCCGCCACTGGAGCATGTGCGCGTGGCGTTGTTCGCCAACCTCGAAAGGGCGCTCATGCCGCCGCTGAAGGAATCTTTTCTTCATTCATGGTGGCTGTCGTTGGTGAATGCGCTGGATGTGGAGTGCCAGTTCGTGGTGACAGCTGATCGCATGGGTCGCGAGGTGCGCGGCTTCCTCGACAGCACCGTCATACCAGACGCAGGGGAGCGACTCGTGCACTTTGATCAGCGCGACGCGTCGGTATGGGCGATGATGAACGTGCAAGTGCGTGCGGTACCGGTGGAGGTACCGGTGGCTGCTTCTCCACCGAACAGCGGCAACGCAGGACGCCCCCGCATCTCTGGAAGCGACATCGACGCAGCCAAGGTGGCGCACCTATTTTCTATCATCACCGAGCACATGTCTTCAGCCGACAGCCATGCGACACGCGACGGAGACGTTTCTGTGTTCGCGGCTCACCGTGGAAGACagggtgcgcgtgtggtggtCATCTGTTCCGCTCGTCGTGAgcaggcgctggtggtgacacAGCTCCAGGGTCTTCTCGGCGATCATGAgcacgacacacacgctgcggtggtgcgggtGACAGAACGAGCAGAGCTGTTCCGAACGTCCGgagcggaggtgctggtgctgacgGATGCGCAGCTGGCCGATCCTCGCGTGGCTCGTGATGTGCAACACTGCACCGACGTGGACCTAATTCTGCACTTCTCCTTGCCACGGCCGGTGATGacgcagctggagaagaaggagatCATCGACTTGCTTGCGCAGCGCGGCCGCACCATCCTTGGGAACTCGAGGCAGTTCTGTGCCCGTCGCTGGTGGAGcactgcggctgtggcgtccgctgctggtgtcggtgctgcttcaGGTGCGCCGAACAACGCCCTCGACTTTGTGCCAGTCAAGGTGGAGTGTCAGCTACTGATGACGGAGCACAACGTCCACGGGCGTGCCGGGTCATGCGTGATGggggcgctgcaggaggtgagCGACGGCTAA
- a CDS encoding hypothetical protein (TriTrypDB/GeneDB-style sysID: LpmP.16.0520), translating to MMLRRLAWRTAACMAASPATRAVHSVAVLQNSTPATTAEKLGSAVSKEAVAAANKVPVAILEKACNPRLVAFTEMDLARTRFASLIATITDEVDYGSIEQLVASQFSGDPCKLQPIPGALKKFCETNWRDVKSLVSFYEETMYPIRMMHREYKHHELTSFHIKDVLKRGLSAFKQDYLDQQKEEQAKAQARMKKCKDALSAAVADAFSTAVCNDLANIFRIGGEQHAHSYRMALKVLADMNMMGVPYNAATATILQATTFHDGPFDNSPLLFELIECPERGEVHVGTDSLDKISDNVLRLISSRHQTPLDDGVLIRSPDTHPNLQRSPE from the coding sequence ATGATGCTGCGTCGCCTTGCCTGGAGGACCGCCGCGTGCATGGCGGCTAGCCCAGCCACACGTGCGGTGCACAGcgttgctgtgctgcagaaCTCGACGCCGGCGACCACAGCCGAGAAACTGGGTAGCGCTGTATCtaaggaggcggtggcggcagccaACAAGGTGCCTGTCGCCATTCTGGAGAAGGCGTGCAATCCACGGCTGGTGGCCTTCACGGAGATGGACCTTGCCCGCACACGCTTTGCTTCACTCATTGCCACGATCACGGATGAGGTGGACTACGGCAGCATCGAGCAGCTGGTGGCGAGCCAATTCTCGGGAGACCCGTGCAAGTTGCAGCCTATCCCTGGTGCCCTCAAGAAGTTCTGCGAGACAAACTGGAGGGATGTCAAGTCGCTCGTCAGCTTCTATGAAGAGACGATGTACCCCATCCGCATGATGCACAGGGAGTACAAGCACCACGAGCTCACGAGCTTCCACATTAAGGACGTGCTGAAGCGTGGCCTCTCGGCCTTCAAGCAGGATTACCTCGAccagcagaaagaggagcaggcgaaggcgcaggcgcgcatGAAGAAGTGCAAAGACGCTCTAAGTGCCGCCGTGGCGGACGCCTTCAGCACGGCCGTCTGTAACGACCTCGCAAACATTTTCCGTATcggcggcgagcagcacgcccACTCGTATCGCATGGCGCTAAAAGTCTTGGCTGACATGAACATGATGGGGGTGCCCTACAACGCTGCCACGGCGACCATCCTGCAGGCCACCACCTTCCACGATGGCCCGTTTGACAACTCACCACTTTTGTTTGAGCTAATCGAGTGCCCGGAGCGTGGCGAAGTCCACGTCGGCACCGACTCGCTGGATAAAATCAGTGACAACGTCCTCAGGCTCATTAGCAGTCGCCACCAGACCCCGCTGGACGATGGCGTGCTGATTCGTTCcccagacacacacccaaacCTGCAACGTTCCCCGGAGTAA